The following are from one region of the Hymenobacter radiodurans genome:
- a CDS encoding CsbD family protein → MDIDKSTEWRARGNWNEVKGKFRQEHANLTDDDMEYQEGKQDEWLGELQQKAGKTADEIKSWFSRNF, encoded by the coding sequence ATGGATATTGACAAAAGCACCGAATGGCGTGCCCGCGGCAACTGGAATGAAGTAAAAGGTAAGTTTCGGCAGGAGCACGCCAACCTCACCGACGATGATATGGAGTATCAGGAAGGCAAGCAAGATGAATGGCTGGGCGAGCTGCAGCAGAAAGCGGGCAAGACAGCCGACGAAATAAAATCTTGGTTTAGCCGTAATTTTTAA